One genomic region from Kineobactrum salinum encodes:
- a CDS encoding efflux RND transporter periplasmic adaptor subunit codes for MSLLSVFAPLHRLRPRALSHKNKLLLAAALVTATATTALLATAPRHDPSVVEEKVWPVSAVAVERSYEAPELQLFGRVETPRHARISSAVGAEVIRVHVSEGQQVRAGDPLVSLDAEEQELQLRQREAELMESESSLAALEHDFATELEVLEHMQHLLALTRAKAERLQTLYGKQLIATEQLENIQQEVARQGIEVARQQALVNKHPQRLRTARAELQRARARYDDQQRKLDQTELRAPFDGRISGLSAAPGDRIQAGATLLSLYDNQALQLRVPLPTAAAATLKQALQRGDTITATLAAGQGSAELLQLASEIERGASGGVAIFALPSGSGAMLELGKAVDLRVRLPEVGPVLALPMQSLYENRRIYLVQGERLQGVDVAPLGTRHNALDELEVLIDATALPASTRVLSSDLPAASSGLRVEVVNAREPGIAASTDGPASPAG; via the coding sequence ATGTCCCTGCTATCTGTTTTCGCGCCGCTGCACAGGCTCCGTCCACGGGCGCTGAGCCACAAGAACAAATTACTGCTGGCAGCCGCGCTGGTGACAGCTACCGCGACCACGGCACTACTGGCCACAGCACCCCGGCACGATCCCAGCGTGGTCGAGGAAAAAGTCTGGCCGGTCAGTGCGGTGGCCGTGGAGCGCAGTTACGAAGCGCCCGAGCTGCAGCTGTTCGGGCGGGTCGAAACACCTCGCCACGCCCGTATCAGCAGCGCTGTTGGCGCCGAGGTAATACGGGTCCATGTGTCGGAGGGACAGCAGGTACGCGCCGGCGATCCGCTGGTGTCACTCGATGCCGAGGAACAGGAGCTGCAGTTGCGCCAGCGCGAAGCCGAACTGATGGAAAGCGAATCATCGCTGGCCGCGCTGGAGCACGACTTCGCAACCGAGTTGGAGGTTCTGGAACACATGCAGCACTTGTTGGCCTTGACCAGGGCCAAGGCAGAGCGGCTGCAAACACTGTACGGCAAACAGCTCATCGCCACCGAACAGCTCGAAAACATTCAGCAGGAGGTTGCCCGCCAGGGCATTGAAGTGGCGCGCCAGCAGGCTCTGGTAAACAAGCATCCACAACGCCTGCGCACCGCCCGGGCCGAACTGCAACGGGCCCGGGCGCGCTACGATGACCAGCAGCGCAAACTGGACCAAACCGAGTTGCGCGCTCCCTTCGACGGCCGTATCTCCGGCCTCAGTGCCGCTCCCGGAGACAGAATTCAGGCCGGCGCAACCTTGCTGAGCCTGTATGACAATCAGGCCCTGCAGTTGCGCGTGCCGCTGCCCACCGCCGCAGCAGCCACGCTGAAGCAGGCGCTGCAGCGGGGAGACACTATCACAGCCACACTCGCAGCGGGCCAGGGCAGCGCCGAGCTGCTGCAACTGGCCAGCGAGATCGAACGCGGTGCGAGCGGCGGGGTTGCTATCTTCGCCCTGCCTTCCGGCTCCGGTGCAATGCTGGAACTGGGCAAGGCGGTGGACCTGAGGGTCCGTCTGCCCGAAGTCGGTCCGGTACTGGCACTGCCGATGCAGAGTCTGTACGAGAACCGGCGTATCTATCTGGTACAGGGTGAACGTCTGCAGGGCGTTGATGTAGCACCATTGGGAACCCGCCACAACGCACTGGATGAACTGGAAGTCCTGATCGATGCCACGGCGTTGCCGGCCAGTACCCGAGTGCTGAGCAGCGACCTACCCGCTGCCAGCTCGGGCCTGCGCGTCGAGGTGGTCAATGCCCGGGAACCCGGCATCGCCGCCTCCACCGACGGACCGGCCTCGCCCGCGGGCTGA
- a CDS encoding efflux RND transporter permease subunit produces the protein MPSAPTEQAGAHSLIGSFTRHPLAANLLMILLILAGFWAIRQLTVQLNPGQPATTVEVLLSWPGAAAEDIEKLVTQPVEYQLRGLQNLRSMTSTTQDSSTRLELQFVAGTNMGEALDRVKQQFDQARDLPPDLEPAAIRLAERLETIAAILLSGPGPLAELIPLAHQIERELMARGADHVEFRGIPKEEIAIQIDSQTLFELGVPLHEIAAQILANSRDMAAGSVGGGQLTRQLRSLDQRRSSQGFATLPVSLGEDGPLTYLGNIALIERRQQDDQRLLYHDGEAAIMIRLRRSPGSDVMEQADILRQWHAERAPVLAQQGIEATVWLEVWRFARDTLMLVVNNGISGMFLVVATLFLFLNTRVAAWVTLGIPISFLGALAVFYFLGGSINFISLIGAVMALGIVVDDAIVVGEHALARFENGASPEDAAALGARRMFAPVLASSLTTLAAFLPLLVIEDAFIREIPLLMVCVIIASLVECFLIMPGHLRHSFARMRQRRPGRFRQRFDQGFKNLVERRFLPFISVALDNRRAVLGFAIGAFVVALALLVSGRVKTELSMQVEFEFADVHLQFAPGVTQADKNEVLGELEQALLDTNEALGGDVIVTHIRNSNWAQLEQQARSGSQYAAIEVELVSPERRAVTLQEFTDAWRQRVSPDPRVEIMEFSSGEDSWPDLQLYLSGGDLPTLKAAAEDLGRSLASYPGIINVFDDLPYGSEQWLFQLTTEGRAAGLTSSGIGRQLQAAFHGERIQLFTENDTELEVRVSLPAEERLQAGGIDQLPITTPSGAVLPLASVASMSAQRGIERINHRNGLRVVNVYANINRRINTPMAVIADLEANVIPALVQRYGISYGLGERSDEEAQVLADMLLGAIMALLLIYLILAWMFASWSWPLAVMVAIPLGLTGALAGLQIMDLNLGSMAIMGLFTLTGVIINDSIILITAYKGHKEAGLDSDAAMLQACRERLRPVLLTSVTTTLGLAPMMLESSPMGEAMAPLAVVICFGLLYGTTLILVTIPALLSLLDRRRAVATTGITSPDELPATLPEGL, from the coding sequence ATGCCCTCAGCGCCAACCGAACAAGCCGGAGCCCATTCCCTGATAGGCAGCTTCACCCGTCACCCGCTGGCGGCGAATCTGTTGATGATCCTGCTGATCCTGGCTGGCTTCTGGGCCATACGCCAGCTCACGGTACAGCTCAATCCCGGACAGCCCGCTACCACCGTTGAGGTGCTGCTGAGCTGGCCCGGCGCGGCGGCGGAGGATATCGAAAAGCTGGTGACCCAACCGGTGGAGTACCAGTTGCGGGGCCTGCAAAACCTGCGCAGCATGACTTCCACCACCCAGGACAGCAGCACCCGCCTCGAGTTGCAGTTTGTCGCCGGCACCAATATGGGGGAGGCCCTGGACCGGGTAAAGCAGCAGTTTGACCAGGCACGCGATCTGCCCCCGGACCTTGAGCCCGCTGCTATCCGACTGGCCGAGCGGTTGGAAACCATCGCCGCAATCCTGCTGTCAGGGCCGGGGCCGCTCGCAGAGCTGATACCGCTGGCGCACCAGATCGAGCGCGAACTGATGGCCCGCGGGGCAGATCATGTGGAATTCAGAGGCATCCCGAAGGAGGAAATCGCTATCCAGATCGACAGTCAGACCCTGTTCGAACTGGGGGTGCCGCTGCATGAGATCGCGGCGCAGATACTGGCGAACAGCCGCGACATGGCTGCCGGCAGTGTGGGCGGCGGGCAGCTGACACGCCAGCTGCGCAGCCTGGACCAGCGCCGCAGCAGCCAGGGCTTCGCTACATTGCCGGTGTCCCTGGGCGAGGACGGTCCGCTGACCTACCTGGGCAATATAGCGCTGATAGAGCGCCGCCAGCAAGACGACCAGCGCCTGCTGTATCACGATGGCGAGGCCGCCATCATGATCCGGCTGCGGCGCAGCCCCGGGTCGGATGTGATGGAGCAGGCCGACATTCTGCGCCAGTGGCATGCAGAGCGCGCGCCAGTGCTCGCCCAGCAGGGCATCGAGGCCACGGTGTGGCTGGAAGTCTGGCGCTTCGCCCGGGATACACTGATGCTGGTAGTGAACAACGGTATCAGCGGCATGTTCCTGGTGGTCGCCACCCTGTTCCTGTTCCTCAATACCCGGGTCGCCGCCTGGGTCACGCTGGGTATCCCGATCTCCTTCCTGGGGGCGCTGGCGGTGTTTTATTTTCTGGGCGGCTCCATCAACTTCATCAGTCTGATCGGCGCGGTAATGGCGCTGGGCATCGTGGTGGACGACGCCATCGTGGTCGGCGAACATGCCCTGGCCCGGTTCGAGAACGGGGCCAGCCCCGAAGATGCCGCCGCGCTCGGCGCCCGGCGCATGTTTGCACCGGTGCTGGCTTCCTCGCTCACCACCCTGGCAGCCTTCCTGCCATTGCTTGTGATCGAGGATGCCTTTATCCGGGAAATCCCGTTGCTGATGGTGTGCGTGATCATCGCTTCACTGGTGGAGTGCTTTCTGATCATGCCGGGACATTTGCGGCACAGCTTCGCACGTATGCGTCAGCGTCGCCCGGGACGCTTCCGGCAGCGCTTCGACCAGGGTTTCAAGAACCTGGTGGAGCGCCGGTTCCTGCCCTTTATCAGCGTCGCACTGGACAATCGCCGTGCGGTGCTGGGCTTTGCCATCGGCGCCTTCGTTGTGGCCCTGGCACTGCTGGTCAGCGGCCGCGTGAAAACCGAACTGAGCATGCAGGTGGAATTCGAATTTGCCGATGTCCACCTGCAGTTTGCACCGGGCGTCACGCAAGCCGACAAGAATGAAGTCCTCGGCGAGCTGGAGCAGGCCCTGCTCGACACCAATGAGGCCCTGGGCGGCGACGTGATCGTCACCCATATCCGCAACAGCAACTGGGCCCAACTGGAACAGCAGGCCCGCAGCGGCAGCCAGTACGCCGCCATCGAGGTGGAGCTGGTATCACCCGAGCGGCGGGCGGTCACGCTGCAGGAGTTCACCGATGCCTGGCGGCAGCGAGTCAGCCCGGACCCGCGGGTGGAAATCATGGAATTCTCCTCCGGCGAGGACAGCTGGCCCGACCTGCAGCTGTACCTGAGCGGTGGCGACCTGCCGACACTGAAAGCCGCGGCGGAAGACCTGGGCCGCAGCCTGGCCAGTTACCCGGGCATCATCAATGTGTTTGACGACCTGCCCTATGGCAGCGAGCAATGGCTGTTCCAGCTTACTACCGAGGGTCGCGCCGCCGGCCTCACCAGCAGCGGCATCGGCCGCCAGCTGCAGGCAGCCTTCCATGGCGAACGCATCCAGTTGTTTACCGAGAACGACACCGAACTGGAGGTGCGGGTTTCGCTGCCGGCTGAAGAGCGGCTGCAGGCGGGAGGAATTGACCAGCTGCCCATCACTACGCCTTCCGGTGCGGTACTGCCGCTGGCCAGCGTCGCCAGCATGAGCGCCCAGCGCGGTATCGAGCGCATCAATCACCGCAATGGTCTGCGCGTGGTGAACGTCTACGCCAATATCAACCGCCGCATCAACACGCCAATGGCGGTGATCGCCGACCTCGAGGCCAATGTGATTCCGGCACTGGTACAGCGCTACGGCATCAGCTACGGCCTGGGTGAACGCTCCGACGAAGAGGCTCAGGTACTGGCTGACATGCTGCTGGGAGCGATCATGGCACTGCTGCTTATCTACCTGATCCTGGCCTGGATGTTCGCTTCCTGGAGCTGGCCGCTGGCGGTGATGGTGGCCATTCCGCTGGGGCTGACCGGCGCGCTCGCAGGCCTCCAGATCATGGACCTGAACCTCGGTTCAATGGCTATCATGGGATTGTTTACGCTGACCGGCGTCATCATCAACGACTCCATCATCCTGATTACCGCCTACAAGGGACACAAAGAGGCGGGGTTGGACAGCGATGCCGCCATGCTGCAGGCCTGCCGCGAGCGTCTGCGTCCCGTGCTGCTGACCTCGGTGACCACCACCCTGGGGCTGGCGCCGATGATGCTGGAGAGCTCACCGATGGGTGAGGCCATGGCGCCGCTGGCGGTAGTGATCTGCTTCGGCCTGCTCTACGGCACCACCCTCATTCTGGTCACCATACCTGCGCTGCTGTCATTGCTGGACCGCCGCCGCGCGGTCGCGACTACCGGCATCACCAGCCCGGACGAACTGCCTGCCACTCTTCCAGAAGGATTGTGA
- a CDS encoding HpcH/HpaI aldolase/citrate lyase family protein has product MNRLLRSVLYMPAANVRAMDKARSLPVDAVVFDLEDAVAPAMKDSAREQLLTQLATGGYGRRQLVARCNALASPWGRADLQALARSPVNTLCLPKVEAVEQLQEFSALLQSLQRSDMALWPMIETPAGVANVEAIAGYGGVTALVMGTTDLAAQLRLPTDPLRRGLHYALGRCVLAARLAGVAALDGVYLDLEDEPGLRQVCEQGRALGFDGKTLIHPRQIAVANAVFGPDAAAMEHARRLLDCWETAAADGKGVAVLDGKLIETMHVDEARRVLAMAEQARPGG; this is encoded by the coding sequence ATGAACAGGCTTCTGCGTTCGGTCCTGTACATGCCCGCAGCCAATGTCAGGGCCATGGACAAGGCCCGGTCCCTGCCGGTGGATGCGGTGGTGTTCGACCTGGAGGACGCAGTGGCGCCGGCGATGAAAGACAGCGCCCGCGAGCAACTGCTGACGCAGCTGGCCACAGGGGGCTATGGCCGACGCCAGCTGGTGGCACGTTGCAATGCGCTGGCCAGCCCCTGGGGCCGGGCGGACCTGCAGGCGCTGGCTCGCAGCCCGGTCAATACCCTGTGTCTCCCCAAGGTGGAGGCCGTGGAGCAGCTGCAGGAGTTCTCCGCGCTGCTGCAGTCGCTGCAACGGTCCGATATGGCACTGTGGCCGATGATCGAAACCCCGGCCGGGGTCGCCAATGTGGAGGCCATAGCGGGCTACGGCGGGGTAACAGCGCTGGTGATGGGGACCACTGACCTGGCTGCACAGCTGCGCCTGCCGACGGACCCGCTGCGGCGCGGCCTGCACTATGCGCTGGGGCGCTGCGTGCTCGCTGCGCGCCTGGCCGGGGTGGCGGCACTCGATGGCGTGTATCTGGATCTTGAGGATGAACCGGGTCTGCGGCAGGTCTGCGAGCAGGGCCGGGCGCTGGGCTTTGACGGCAAGACCCTTATCCACCCGCGCCAGATCGCGGTCGCCAATGCGGTCTTCGGGCCCGATGCCGCGGCGATGGAACATGCCCGGCGTCTGCTGGACTGCTGGGAAACTGCCGCTGCCGACGGCAAGGGTGTCGCGGTGCTCGATGGCAAGCTGATCGAGACCATGCACGTGGACGAGGCCCGGCGGGTACTGGCCATGGCCGAGCAGGCCCGGCCTGGCGGGTAG
- a CDS encoding PqiC family protein has protein sequence MTFHKHTLACCVLALLLVGCGSSPRNNYYVLSAETQAPSGNQEPSLGIGPVEIPEYLNRNSLVYRDGSNQLLIASFERWAEPLADGIQRVLGLNLSAELGTQNIRPHPWPRDDNPGYAIALWILSLDVSGQQAELVAEWRVSRPGESSSLARRITRLSRKLPAADWQGDDAAAAYSLLLQSLSAEIATVIRDAEADATATN, from the coding sequence ATGACTTTTCACAAGCACACGCTGGCCTGCTGCGTCCTGGCGCTACTGCTGGTGGGCTGTGGCAGCTCACCGCGCAACAATTATTATGTCCTGAGCGCAGAGACCCAGGCGCCCTCCGGTAACCAGGAACCCTCGCTGGGAATCGGCCCGGTCGAGATCCCCGAGTACCTCAATCGCAACAGCCTGGTCTACCGCGACGGCAGCAACCAGTTGCTGATCGCCAGCTTCGAGCGCTGGGCCGAGCCGCTGGCAGACGGGATCCAGCGGGTGCTGGGGCTCAACCTGTCCGCTGAATTGGGCACCCAGAATATCCGGCCCCACCCCTGGCCGCGCGACGACAATCCCGGCTATGCGATCGCGTTGTGGATTCTGTCCCTTGACGTCAGCGGACAACAGGCCGAACTGGTCGCCGAATGGCGGGTCAGCCGGCCCGGCGAGAGCAGCAGTCTGGCGCGGCGGATCACCCGTTTGTCCCGCAAGCTGCCGGCCGCCGACTGGCAGGGAGATGACGCCGCGGCAGCGTACAGCCTGCTGTTGCAGTCGCTGAGCGCGGAGATCGCGACCGTGATTCGCGACGCGGAAGCGGACGCTACCGCCACCAACTGA
- a CDS encoding MlaD family protein, whose translation MNDEHAHSVAIGGFIIGALLIALVTVLFVLGSGLGRDRDRVVMVFDGSIKGLSIGAPVALRGVEIGQVTNINLILDSDQFNLIMLVEAEISHDSIQYPGDSADNMMDLMIDRGLRAQLNLQSLLTGLLYVQLDFHPDTPVHLSRIDSEYTQIPTIPTGLEKFTRQIESLDIAQIATDLQDIAAGINQVVNQEAFRELPTELGNTLSSIQDLTGELHGTVAATRPRLDGLLREAETLVGSAGTELPRLSGILEQNLTTLAAAAGAFEQTMQEIDGLVSSDSATTYQLNKALRELALAGRSLQLLAKTLEEQPESLLRGKSGDRP comes from the coding sequence GTGAATGACGAACACGCCCACAGCGTCGCGATCGGCGGCTTCATCATCGGTGCGCTGCTGATAGCACTTGTCACCGTTCTGTTTGTGCTGGGTTCCGGCCTGGGCCGCGACCGCGACCGCGTGGTGATGGTGTTCGACGGTTCCATCAAGGGTCTCTCCATCGGCGCGCCGGTTGCGCTGCGGGGTGTTGAGATCGGCCAGGTCACCAACATCAACCTGATCCTGGACAGCGACCAGTTCAACCTGATCATGCTGGTGGAAGCTGAAATTTCCCACGACAGTATCCAGTATCCCGGCGACTCGGCGGACAACATGATGGATCTGATGATAGACCGCGGCCTGCGGGCGCAGCTGAACCTGCAGAGCCTGTTGACCGGATTGCTGTACGTACAGCTGGACTTCCACCCCGACACACCGGTACACCTGAGTCGGATCGACAGTGAATATACCCAGATTCCGACGATACCCACCGGCCTGGAGAAATTCACCCGCCAAATCGAATCGCTGGATATCGCCCAGATCGCCACTGATCTGCAGGATATCGCCGCGGGTATCAACCAGGTCGTCAATCAGGAGGCTTTTCGCGAACTGCCTACAGAACTGGGCAACACCCTGAGTTCGATACAGGATCTGACCGGGGAGCTGCACGGCACTGTCGCCGCCACCCGGCCCCGCCTGGACGGCCTGCTGCGGGAGGCGGAAACCCTTGTGGGCAGCGCCGGCACAGAGCTGCCGCGGCTGTCCGGAATTCTGGAGCAGAACCTGACCACGCTGGCGGCCGCCGCCGGCGCCTTCGAGCAGACCATGCAGGAAATCGACGGCCTGGTCTCCTCCGACTCGGCCACCACCTATCAGCTCAACAAGGCGCTGCGGGAACTGGCCCTGGCCGGGCGCTCGCTGCAATTGCTGGCAAAGACCCTGGAAGAGCAGCCCGAATCGCTGCTGCGGGGCAAAAGCGGGGACCGGCCATGA
- a CDS encoding ABC transporter ATP-binding protein, giving the protein MAPVTPEAHIEVRGLTMAFGTRVIQQELDFTIYRGDIFVIMGGSGCGKSTLLKHMLGLLEPAAGEILYDGSSFTRAGSAGRDAMRRGWGITFQSGGLFGAMTLGQNVGLPLQLYTGYSAAEIAEVVNYKLSLVGLGGFQGYYPAELSGGMRKRAALARAIALDPDILFFDEPSAGLDPISSRLLDDLIVQLKESMGATVVMVTHELPSIFDIATNSVYLDADTRTMIGYGDPRQLRDHSEQAIVRQFLSRSPAPPEGSASE; this is encoded by the coding sequence ATGGCACCCGTCACGCCTGAAGCCCACATCGAGGTGCGCGGATTGACCATGGCATTCGGGACCCGGGTCATCCAGCAGGAGCTCGACTTCACCATCTACCGCGGCGACATTTTCGTGATCATGGGCGGCAGTGGCTGTGGCAAGAGCACCCTGCTGAAGCACATGCTGGGGCTGCTGGAGCCCGCGGCCGGAGAAATCCTCTACGACGGCAGCAGTTTTACCCGGGCCGGCAGCGCAGGGCGTGACGCGATGCGCCGCGGCTGGGGCATTACCTTTCAGTCGGGCGGCCTGTTCGGGGCGATGACCCTGGGCCAGAACGTGGGTCTGCCGCTGCAGCTCTACACCGGCTACAGCGCAGCGGAAATCGCCGAGGTCGTCAACTACAAGCTGTCCCTGGTGGGACTGGGCGGTTTCCAGGGATACTATCCGGCAGAGCTCAGCGGCGGGATGCGCAAGCGCGCCGCGCTGGCCCGGGCCATTGCGCTGGACCCCGACATCCTGTTCTTCGACGAGCCGTCGGCGGGCCTGGACCCGATCAGCTCGCGCCTGCTGGATGACTTGATCGTGCAACTGAAGGAGTCGATGGGCGCCACCGTGGTGATGGTTACCCACGAACTGCCCAGCATCTTCGACATCGCCACCAACTCGGTATACCTGGATGCCGACACCCGCACCATGATCGGTTACGGCGATCCCCGGCAATTGCGGGATCACAGTGAGCAGGCGATTGTGCGACAATTCCTGTCACGCTCCCCAGCGCCCCCGGAGGGGTCAGCCAGTGAATGA
- a CDS encoding MlaE family ABC transporter permease: protein MSDHPPAFELRCDDSARAAQLSLRGDWVQGQAVPDFPDLRSQLNASAARRVVLDGQDLGRRDSLLMAFLLQCHNYCREYDIALDTAALPDNVQRLLAIATAVPPHQPPTVNRRHWWQAGNPARLVHDLLDDIRASIGFFGAVCLALLALVRGRSNTRFTDFRQFCYQAGPDAFAIISLTSILVGMILAYLGAVQLQQFGAGIYVADLVVIGLLREMGVLMTAVVMAGRTGAAYAAQLGTMQANEEIDAIRTMGVSPIEFLVTPRILALMVMMPLLVVYANLLGIAGGAIVSGGMGISLLQYMNQAAAAVTLPHIAVGLLKSVVFAGLIALAGCRSGIQSGRDSAAVGQAATEAVVTALVYLIVADAAINILFQHLDI from the coding sequence ATGAGCGATCACCCTCCCGCTTTCGAGCTGCGCTGCGACGACAGCGCCCGGGCCGCGCAACTGTCGTTGCGCGGTGACTGGGTGCAGGGACAGGCGGTACCCGATTTTCCGGACTTGCGCTCACAACTCAATGCCTCGGCAGCCCGGCGGGTGGTGCTGGACGGTCAGGACCTGGGCCGGCGCGACTCCCTGTTGATGGCCTTCCTGCTGCAATGCCACAACTATTGTCGCGAATACGATATCGCGCTGGATACCGCAGCGTTGCCGGACAATGTGCAGCGGCTGCTGGCCATAGCCACGGCGGTGCCGCCTCACCAGCCCCCCACCGTCAACCGCCGTCACTGGTGGCAGGCGGGCAACCCGGCCCGCCTGGTGCATGATCTGCTGGATGATATTCGTGCCTCCATCGGTTTCTTTGGCGCCGTCTGCCTCGCGCTGCTGGCGCTGGTCCGCGGCAGATCCAACACCCGCTTCACGGATTTCCGCCAGTTCTGCTACCAGGCCGGGCCCGATGCCTTCGCCATCATCAGTCTGACCAGTATCCTGGTCGGGATGATTCTCGCCTACCTGGGCGCCGTTCAACTGCAGCAGTTTGGCGCCGGGATCTACGTCGCCGACCTGGTTGTGATCGGGCTGCTGCGGGAAATGGGTGTGCTGATGACGGCAGTGGTCATGGCGGGACGCACCGGGGCCGCCTACGCTGCCCAGCTGGGCACCATGCAGGCCAATGAAGAGATCGATGCCATCAGGACCATGGGGGTGTCACCTATAGAATTCCTGGTGACGCCCCGCATTCTGGCATTGATGGTGATGATGCCGCTGCTGGTAGTCTATGCCAACCTGCTGGGCATTGCCGGCGGGGCCATCGTCTCCGGCGGCATGGGTATCTCGCTGCTGCAGTACATGAACCAGGCCGCGGCCGCGGTCACCCTGCCCCACATCGCGGTGGGCCTGCTCAAGAGCGTGGTGTTCGCGGGGTTGATCGCGCTGGCGGGCTGCCGCTCCGGCATCCAGTCGGGACGCGATTCCGCCGCAGTGGGACAGGCCGCCACCGAAGCTGTGGTGACCGCGCTGGTGTACCTGATCGTCGCCGACGCGGCGATCAATATCCTGTTCCAGCACCTGGATATCTGA
- a CDS encoding DUF3806 domain-containing protein, protein MSNGISLPWIAIPVAAICLLSLLAAPASAQVNVEIGELSYLDRQYMSQQRSNLEDITRRHFGTGFNGEKAHDLELLQRILDRGLVRSTQTAELQAMGMVLGDLLADELDMHWVVYEDRQGRSRALRYRDTDNYLFPVTMISRRREAGNETSVEDIYQKAYDEIAPVRERLPFQ, encoded by the coding sequence ATGAGCAACGGAATTTCACTGCCGTGGATCGCGATACCTGTCGCGGCAATCTGCCTGCTGTCGTTGCTGGCGGCCCCCGCGTCCGCCCAGGTCAATGTGGAGATCGGCGAGCTGTCCTACCTGGATCGCCAGTACATGAGCCAGCAACGCAGCAACCTGGAGGACATCACCCGGCGTCATTTCGGCACCGGCTTCAATGGCGAAAAGGCGCACGATCTGGAGCTGTTGCAGCGAATTCTGGATCGGGGCCTGGTCCGCTCCACCCAGACGGCGGAGCTGCAGGCCATGGGCATGGTGCTGGGCGATCTGCTGGCCGATGAACTGGACATGCACTGGGTCGTCTATGAAGACCGCCAGGGTCGCAGCCGGGCCCTGCGCTACCGCGATACAGACAACTACCTGTTTCCGGTGACGATGATCTCCCGGCGGCGGGAAGCGGGCAATGAAACCTCCGTGGAAGACATCTACCAGAAAGCCTACGACGAGATTGCACCAGTGCGCGAACGCCTGCCTTTCCAGTGA
- the dapA gene encoding 4-hydroxy-tetrahydrodipicolinate synthase, which translates to MITGSIVALVTPMHPDDSLDWESLERLLDLHIAAGTSAIVAVGTTGESATLSVPEHLEVIRHCVRYVRGRIPVLAGTGANSTREAIELTNVAARNGADACLLVTPYYNRPSQRGLFEHFKAIAAAVAIPQILYNVPGRTAVDMDNDTVVRLAALDNIIGIKDATGDLPRVGDFKARCPEDFAIYSGDDPTAMELMLAGGHGNVSVTANIAPRQLAQLCQYALAGDRDQASALNERLSALNRALFLEANPIPVKWAMAQRGLIESGIRLPLTPLDERFHAQVLSALEAAAI; encoded by the coding sequence ATGATTACCGGCAGCATTGTCGCGCTTGTCACGCCCATGCACCCCGACGACAGCCTGGACTGGGAGAGTCTCGAACGCCTGCTGGACCTGCATATCGCTGCGGGTACCAGCGCCATAGTCGCCGTGGGCACCACCGGCGAAAGCGCCACGCTCAGCGTCCCGGAGCACCTGGAGGTGATCCGTCACTGCGTCCGGTACGTGCGCGGCCGGATCCCGGTCCTTGCCGGCACCGGCGCCAACTCCACCCGCGAAGCCATCGAGCTGACCAACGTCGCAGCCCGCAATGGTGCCGACGCCTGCCTGTTGGTAACACCCTACTACAACCGCCCCTCCCAGCGGGGTCTGTTCGAGCATTTCAAGGCCATCGCCGCCGCCGTGGCTATCCCCCAGATTCTGTACAATGTCCCCGGGCGTACCGCGGTCGACATGGACAATGACACGGTGGTGCGGCTGGCCGCACTGGACAATATCATAGGCATCAAGGATGCCACCGGCGATCTGCCGCGGGTGGGCGACTTCAAGGCCCGCTGCCCGGAGGACTTTGCGATCTACTCCGGCGACGACCCCACCGCGATGGAGCTGATGCTGGCGGGTGGGCACGGCAATGTCTCGGTGACGGCGAATATCGCACCGCGCCAGTTGGCGCAGCTGTGCCAGTACGCGCTGGCGGGCGACCGCGATCAGGCCAGCGCACTCAATGAACGGCTGTCCGCCCTCAACCGTGCCCTGTTCCTGGAGGCCAACCCGATTCCCGTCAAGTGGGCCATGGCGCAACGCGGCTTGATTGAGTCAGGTATTCGGTTACCCTTGACGCCACTGGACGAACGCTTTCACGCGCAGGTCCTGTCAGCTTTGGAGGCGGCAGCAATTTGA